The Balneola sp. genomic sequence ATACTCCAAGTTCAAGGCCAAGAAAAAAACCTGATAGAATGGTTAACGAGAGCGTTGGAATTGCAATGAAAAGGTCTACTAACAAAAGGAGGACAATGATACTACCGACAATCCATGGAGATAACGTCATGGCTTGTTCTAGCCAGTACTTAATATCGTCGACAGATAGTACTCCCAGAACTTTAAACAGCAAAAGAGTAAAGGTGAAGAAGGCTCCGAGAAGGACAACGAATTTTATTAGTGCTTTCATACTTTAATCAAGTTCAGCCTTAACCAAAACTTTTCCCAAATTATTCCATTAAAAAGCAGCAGTTACGTAGGCTTTAAAAGAATAGAAATCACCGTTAAAATTATCCTGCTCGGCAAAAGCTACTTTTAGAAGTACATTTCTATCAAGCTTATATCCAACCAAGGCAGTGAACCTGGTCACATCGTAATCCCACATAAAATCTCCTCCTTGTGTTGGAGAGTTTGCAGTAGGATAATAAAGTTGATCGGCTCTTAGGGCGAAATAACCTCCTGTAAAGAAGGGGGGCTCATATCGAATATCAATGTTTGCAGCTATGTTTGAGAGATCAAATTCTTCTAATCCGCCACTAGTTTTTTCTATAAAGCCATCTTCATTCGTATATCCTGGTACTAACCATTTAGAATAGGTGACCTCAGAAACAATTTCGAAGTAGGTAAACCCAAGTTGAAAATCAAAGCCAAGGGCAGTTTGGGTAAATTTGCTGAAATCATGATCATAGCTTAGTGTGTCTGCCGAGGCTTGATGCATAAAACTTCCATGAGATGCCGATAAGCCAAAAGTAAGATAGGCGTTCGGAGAATGAGTCCAGCGTAACATACCGGCTAGTGTGTTAATAGGAGAAGCATCGTAGCCAGTTGGAGATTCATTGGTAAGGGCAAACTTGAAGGTACTTTTCTGATTTTCTACTCCATAAACAAGTCCGGTTGTGTACCCTCCGTAAAAGAGAGTATTAACCCCATAATCACGATCGCTGGTTGGGATATCGCTATCGTAATATTTGCCCCGAGTTCCTTTCCACCAACCTCTTTCCCTGGAAATGAAAAGGCTGTAAGAATAGGATAAGGGGTAATCGATGAATGTTCGATCTATTTGTAGTTGACGGCTAGGATAAAACCCAAATGGAAGGATGATCTTACCACCAGAGATAAAATAATTCTTATCAGTCGGACTATAGGTAACGTTAGCTAATTCCAGTTTAGGAACTCCTAATTTACCAGTAAGAAATGTGCTGATTTTAACCCGTGCTTCTGTATAGAAATTTTCAGAAAGAGGAGCGAAGAGTAGCAAATTAAATTCTTCTGCGGTGGCATGTAAGTGAGTAAATTCTTCAGGGATTCCATTCACAAAAAAACCTGATTCATTTCCACCTGCTTTTATCGCAACGTCAACGCTTCCATTAATCTGCACTTGAGAAAATCCAAGTGTCGGAATGAGTGATATTAGTAATACAGAAAAAACTTTATTCATAAAGTACCTCAACGGTTTCAATCGGGTTGGTAAATCCTTTCAAAGATTTAGGCTCTACATCTTTGAAGTTAAATTCTCTTGTAAGTCCATGCTCTTCTATTTTCATCTTAGGTAACAGGATCTGTCCCGATTCTGCAGCGGAACAAAGGCGGGCACAAAGGTTAACTTCAGGGCCAATTACGGTATAATCCATCCGTTCACTTGCTCCCATATTTCCAAGTACCATACTTCCAAAATTCACGCCAATACCCAATCCCTTAAAGAAAGAGGAGAGTGTTTCATCTTTGTAGAAATCTTTCTGCATGGTCAGCGATGCTTTTATAGCACATTTAAGAGCGTCCTCTCCACTAAATAAAGCGATGATTGAGTCTCCAACAAATTTATCAATAGATCCTCCGTAAGCTGTTACAGCATCGGCTTGAGAGGTAAGGGTTTTATTGAGGTTTTGAATGAAGTCTTCAGGATCCGTTTTTTCAATTTTCGCTGTTGATCCACGAATATCTGTAAACAGAATTGCTAATTCTTGCCGGCTTCCTCCAAGTTCTAATCTCCCATCTGATGTTTTATTAATCATCTCGAGAGTGTGCGTGCCTACATAATTTTGTAATGCAAAACGTTCTTTAAGCCCAACCGTCATCTCATTGAAACGGTTTGCCATAAAGCCTATTTCATCTTTTGTTTTGGATTGCACGGTCACATCGAACTTTCCTTCTGAGACTTCTGCCATAGCCTCACTTAGATTTTTTATAGGAGATGTAAAGAGATTCCCCAAAAAGATGGAGAGCAAGATGATTATAAGAAAAGCTACAAGAGCAATTATTAAAACGTTCTCTTGTAGAAGTTGGAGGGAAGAGAATTCCATTGCTACAGGAACAGTAGCGATGAAGAATGCATTTTCTCCGGTTCCAAGAGGTGAAACGGCCAAAAGCATTTCTGTGTCATTAACATCCGTTTGTAGGGTAGAAGAAAGAACAAGATTCGAAGTGACTGAATCTACCAGTTCAGGATAACTAAGAAGGAAAGGCCAGAAATGTTCACTCCGAAAACTACTATCAGAAGTAGCAATCAAATCTTGCTCAAGAAAAAGTGAGATATCTATTTCAGTATTTAATTTTAGTTCTTCCGCTTCGGTATCAGTGAATTTGGCCCCAAAAGTAAGGGTGCCAATTACTATATCTTCAACATTAAGAATGGGGACTGAAACTACTTGGTATAGCTCGTTCTCAAATGCCCAGATTGAAGGCCATTCTGGGTTGTATTCTGGATAGTATCCTTCAAGGGCTTCAGAAACATATTCCAGGCTACTCAGGTTTGTACCATGCAAATCCTGTCTTCTAAACCAACCTAATGTATTTCCTATATCATCAGTAACAATGATTAGATCTGTCTCAGCGAAATTGGAGAACTCTAGAACATTAAAATAAACATTGCTTTCATCCTTGAGTTCAACATTCGTTTTAAGTGAGGAATTTTCTGCTACTAAAATAGCTGATTCGATGAGGCGCTTATACTTGGAATCTTGCTGTATTTTAAAAACTTCCTGAAGATTACTGAAGTCAGATATTACCTCTTCACGAATGGTTTTAGAAGAGATCGTATTGATTGCAATTAAAACGGTAGCGAGTACAGCAATGGTAAGTAATGAGAGAAGGAGAAAGAGTTTGAGCCGGATTGGAAAACCTATTTTCATAAGAGTGATTATGAAAATTCCAGAACTATACTTTTAGATTCACTAACAGATACTGTTATTTCCTGTATCAACAGGCTAAACCTGGGATGATATGCTCTTATTTCATACTCACCCGGAGGAAGGTTATCCAGTTGAAATGTACCATCATCGTTAGCCCTGGTGAAATAGGGTGTATCCAGACTCAGAACAATCGCATTCATTTGTGAATGAATATCACAATAGATACTTATAGGACCAATACCTTCTACTCTCCAATTGAGTTCTGGGACAACTTTACTGTATACATCTCCTTTAGGACGACGACCAATGTTGAATCTTGCACCGGGAGTAAGGCTAAAGACATTATGAAAAAAAGGATCATCATTGACAAACTGAACAGTAGATCCAACGGTAACTGCTGTAACTCTGGGAATAAATACTGCATCTTTCTGGATAACTTGAGCAGGTTCTTCAAGTGGAGTTGTTTCTACTGTAAATGATATCGGATGTGCACTAATAATTACATCGCTGAAGTTACTTGAGCTATTTGAGGATTCATCAGTTGAGGAGTCACCAGAGGTTCTGTTTCTGTAGGTTCGTCCTCTAAACCTGTTATTAGAAGCTTTTTGGATAGCAGGCAACACAATAGTACCTGAGACGGTAGCATCATTTTGATCTATTTGCTCAACAGGAGCTAATCTGCTATCAGTGTCAATGTCAGAAGTGGGAGACAAAACCATCAGCCCTAATAGAAAAACAAGTGTCCTCATAAATTGAATTTCGAATGAGTTTTTTGTGGTCTAAAGAAAATAAATATGAACAGTTTTAAAAACTCTATTTCGCATAAATCATTGTTGTATCAGAAGGAACATTCCAGGGGTCAACACGATCATATACTACCCATGCTTCTCGAAAGCGTCTCTTGAGGAGGTTTGAATAGTAAATAGCTCGGTCTCGGTCATGAAAATTGCCGACGTGAACTTTATAGTAAGGGGTCTTGAAAAAAGTATAGGTTTCAGCCTGGTAGCCTACAATAGTAGTATCCGACCATGCTCGAAAAATGGAAGCTATTGTATCAGCCATGGCTACATTTCTCCCAGAATAAAGCTGAACCCGGTATCCTTCAAATAGATTTTTCTGGTCTTTATTCTCTTCTTCTACTTTGATGCGGGCATATTCATCAGGGATTGGGTTACTCTTGTTCTGATAAGTATCAGAAAGAGTACTTCTGTAGCTATCAAGATAGGAGCCAGTAGATGGGTTAGTAACCGGAGGTTCTATCGGATTGGTTGTATTAACTGTTCCAGAATCAGCGGTTTCATTAGTTTCAATTACAGGCTGAGTTCCTGAACATGCATAAATAAGAAAAATTGAAACTGCTAAGAGAACTCGAGACATATTAAAACCCAATAGGGTGCCAGGTTGTTTTCGTTTCCTGAAAATCGGTGATAAAATATGGGCTCTGAGCTTCGCTTGAATACCAGTCAGAAGTTATCTTTTTGACAACTCTTTTCAGATTTTCGGTAGACTGC encodes the following:
- a CDS encoding SPOR domain-containing protein, which translates into the protein MSRVLLAVSIFLIYACSGTQPVIETNETADSGTVNTTNPIEPPVTNPSTGSYLDSYRSTLSDTYQNKSNPIPDEYARIKVEEENKDQKNLFEGYRVQLYSGRNVAMADTIASIFRAWSDTTIVGYQAETYTFFKTPYYKVHVGNFHDRDRAIYYSNLLKRRFREAWVVYDRVDPWNVPSDTTMIYAK
- a CDS encoding HAMP domain-containing protein; translated protein: MKIGFPIRLKLFLLLSLLTIAVLATVLIAINTISSKTIREEVISDFSNLQEVFKIQQDSKYKRLIESAILVAENSSLKTNVELKDESNVYFNVLEFSNFAETDLIIVTDDIGNTLGWFRRQDLHGTNLSSLEYVSEALEGYYPEYNPEWPSIWAFENELYQVVSVPILNVEDIVIGTLTFGAKFTDTEAEELKLNTEIDISLFLEQDLIATSDSSFRSEHFWPFLLSYPELVDSVTSNLVLSSTLQTDVNDTEMLLAVSPLGTGENAFFIATVPVAMEFSSLQLLQENVLIIALVAFLIIILLSIFLGNLFTSPIKNLSEAMAEVSEGKFDVTVQSKTKDEIGFMANRFNEMTVGLKERFALQNYVGTHTLEMINKTSDGRLELGGSRQELAILFTDIRGSTAKIEKTDPEDFIQNLNKTLTSQADAVTAYGGSIDKFVGDSIIALFSGEDALKCAIKASLTMQKDFYKDETLSSFFKGLGIGVNFGSMVLGNMGASERMDYTVIGPEVNLCARLCSAAESGQILLPKMKIEEHGLTREFNFKDVEPKSLKGFTNPIETVEVLYE